A window of the Alnus glutinosa chromosome 4, dhAlnGlut1.1, whole genome shotgun sequence genome harbors these coding sequences:
- the LOC133867428 gene encoding FIP1[V]-like protein, which yields MEDDDEFGDLYTDVLRPFASTSSSTDAPQPHGASPAPPPLLHPPIDLSLKSDENEILFGNPRSNSPAPNRPSDQTLAPRPTELDSAPNLIVRDERVDDLAGRSGVSDGGRVELPKRAPPEDVKFDIEEGNTGIFDAGSEPIIPGLSGAPAANPEASTADNDWDSDSEDDLQIVLNDSNHGPMAMERGAIGGEEEDDDDDEDGDPLVIVADGELNQELEAQEWGEDAAGQAVGADGERKETGEAGKVGGGGGGAAGVVAPKIGYSSHGYHPFHSQFKYVRPGAAPMPGATTSVPGGAPGQVRPLVNMGPIAGRGRGDWRPTGIKNAPPMQKGFHSGFGLPGWGNNVTGRSFGGGLEFTLPSHKTIFDVDIDSFEEKPWKYPGGDISDFFNFGLNEESWKDYCKQLEQLRMESTMQSKIRVYESGRTEQEYDPDLPPELAAATGVHDVPAENTNLGKADVGQSDLAKGPARVRPPIPTGRPIQVEGGNGERLPSIDTRPPRIRDSDAIIEIVLQDSLDDDSSTGNGALERPDNDPQREEFREGDVGEEDSVQVDSEYFEGLPKAYNGRKRDLVEKRRKPVMNSIDNKLPDGDGVSSFPPPEAPAQYPGSRGQTSVHPSGNVGTTYDERRTQGRASDQSPHVTPSRSTHDGKFQDNQKEESVESLDDKHSPLLSSPDTVGDARELSVDPKDAEHDELVLADGSPVMEKEEITLNTIGANDTLKDGVVKKQKLSSRVEQPVLQEFDEEEDSKAARSSENSKARSGSSRDYQKWRDGAEEEVIQEGSSTVMETVKRHPDENEQGLRRKNRDGRQDMERNRMAIKGTEDYPYRDWDPSSGHQLLMKTDGFNRRKERDNPDGPWQRRDDDPYNRRIRTEDMRKRERGDEMGSRHRGKVRDGERSEKDEYLHSKKQLDNGSYRVHYDKEVVSRHRERDDGLKSRYENVDDYHNKRRKDEEYPRRDHADKEEILHGHRESSSRRKRERDEVLDPRKRDDQLRVRDNLDDHHSVRHKDESWPQRERGERQREREEWHRLKQSHEEYLPKREREEGRVAARGGRGPDDRALVSHARAKEDHKGYDKEYQFKDIVRHTEQSKRKDRIEDESSHHRGRDDVYPRGNQFSNDERRSRQERSSSRNDRAVNASDNQRVHDKKNRETTRKIKDSEGGDHNALGPSKRNQEDQSGQINEMGLKGSGDQGNGAHEIPVHRRASRKHREDASSEDELQDSKRGRSKLERWTSHTERDYSINNRSSSSLKFKEIDRNNNGASSEASKLPDESAKMVEAVDNQHPLAEEKDASDLETKDVDTKPLEDKHLDTVEKLKKRSERFKLPMPSEKEALTIKKIEVEALPSAKSETPADLEIKPERPPRKRRWVSN from the exons ATGGAAGACGACGACGAGTTCGGAGATCTGTATACGGACGTGCTCCGGCCTTTCGCTTCCACGTCATCATCAACCGATGCTCCGCAGCCCCACGGGGCGTCCCCTGCGCCGCCACCTCTCCTCCACCCTCCGATCGATCTCAGCCTCAAGAGCGACGAGAACGAGATCCTCTTTGGAAATCCCCGCTCCAATTCCCCTGCTCCCAACCGTCCCTCCGATCAAACCCTAGCTCCACGCCCCACCGAGCTTGATTCGGCTCCTAATTTGATAGTCCGCGACGAGAGAGTCGATGATTTAGCTGGTCGGTCTGGGGTTTCGGACGGAGGGCGTGTGGAATTACCGAAAAGGGCTCCCCCCGAGGATGTGAAATTCGATATCGAGGAGGGTAATACCGGAATTTTTGATGCTGGCTCCGAGCCGATCATTCCGGGACTCTCTGGCGCACCGGCAGCGAATCCAGAAGCTTCTACCGCCGATAACGATTGGGACAGTGATAGCGAGGACGATTTACAGATAGTGTTGAATGATAGCAATCACGGGCCTATGGCGATGGAAAGAGGTGCAATTGGTGGCGAAGAGGAGGACGATGACGACGATGAAGACGGGGACCCTCTGGTTATCGTGGCGGATGGGGAGCTAAATCAGGAGCTGGAGGCCCAGGAGTGGGGCGAGGATGCGGCTGGGCAGGCAGTTGGGGCGGATGGCGAGAGGAAGGAGACTGGTGAGGCAGGGAAAGTTGGCGGTGGTGGCGGAGGGGCCGCGGGAGTGGTGGCACCGAAAATTGGGTATAGCAGTCATGGGTATCATCCATTTCATTCTCAGTTTAAG TATGTTAGACCTGGTGCAGCACCAATGCCTGGAGCAACTACTTCTGTTCCTGGAGGAGCCCCAGGCCAAGTTCGTCCGCTTGTCAACATGGGTCCTATAGCTGGTCGTGGTAGAGGTGATTGGAGACCAACAGGAATAAAAAATGCTCCTCCAATGCAAAAAGGTTTCCATTCAGGTTTCGGATTGCCTGGTTGGGGGAACAATGTCACAGGGCGAAGTTTTGGTGGAGGACTGGAATTCACACTTCCTTCTCATAA GACCATATTTGATGTTGACATTGATAGTTTTGAGGAGAAACCATGGAAATATCCTGGTGGTGATATTTCAGACTTCTTCAACTTTGGCTTGAATGAGGAGAGCTGGAAAGATTATTGCAAGCAACTG GAACAACTCCGCATGGAGTCTACTATGCAAAGCAAAATTCGTGTTTATGAAAGTGGGCGAACAGAGCAG GAGTATGATCCAGATTTACCCCCAGAATTAGCAGCTGCCACTGGCGTTCATGATGTTCCAGCTGAAAATACAAACCTTGGAAAGGCGGATGTTGGACAAAGTGATTTAGCGAAAGGACCTGCTCGTGTGCGGCCACCTATA CCAACTGGGAGACCAATACAGGTGGAAGGTGGTAATGGCGAGCGTCTCCCCTCCATTGACACCCGACCTCCTCGCATCCGTGATTCAGATGCAATTATTGAG ATTGTCTTGCAGGACTCTTTGGATGATGATTCCTCCACAGGAAATGGTGCCCTAGAACGTCCAGACAATGATCCCCAAAGAGAGGAATTTAGAGAAGGTGATGTAGGTGAAGAAGACAGTGTGCAAGTGGACAGTGAGTATTTTGAGGGTTTACCAAAGGCTTACAATGGTCGAAAGAGAGATCTggttgaaaaaagaagaaagcctGTCATGAATTCTATTGATAATAAGTTACCTGATGGGGATGGAGTATCATCCTTCCCCCCTCCAGAAGCACCCGCCCAGTATCCTGGTTCGAGGGGGCAGACTTCTGTTCATCCTAGTGGGAATGTCGGTACCACTTATGATGAAAG GCGAACACAGGGACGGGCAAGTGACCAGTCCCCTCATGTGACTCCTAGTCGAAGTACACATGATGGGAAATTTCAGGATAATCAGAAGGAAGAATCAGTTGAAAGCTTGGATGATAAACATAGTCCGTTGCTATCATCTCCTGACACAGTTGGGGATGCCAGGGAGTTGAGTGTTGACCCTAAAGATGCTGAGCATGATGAGCTTGTGCTGGCTGATGGAAGCCCTGTAATGGAAAAGGAAGAAATTACTTTGAACACGATAGGCGCAAATGACACCCTTAAAGATGGAGtggtaaagaaacaaaaattgagtTCTCGTGTCGAACAACCTGTGCTCCAAGAATTTGATGAGGAGGAGGACTCAAAGGCTGCAAGAAGTAGTGAAAACAGCAAAGCAAGATCAGGAAGCAGCAGGGACTATCAGAAGTGGCGGGATGGGGCTGAGGAGGAAGTCATTCAAGAAGGAAGTTCAACCGTAATGGAGACTGTGAAAAGGCACCCTGATGAAAATGAACAGGGTCTCCGAAGAAAGAATCGTGATGGAAGGcaagatatggaaagaaatcgCATGGCAATAAAAGGAACAGAAGATTACCCCTATAGAGACTGGGATCCTAGCTCAGGTCATCAATTGCTTATGAAAACTGATGGGTTTAATAGGCGAAAGGAGAGGGACAATCCTGATGGACCTTGGCAACGGAGAGATGACGATCCTTATAACAGAAGGATTAGAACTGAAGACATGAGGAAGAGGGAGCGTGGTGATGAAATGGGATCCAGACATAGGGGCAAGGTTCGAGACGGCGAGAGGAGTGAGAAAGATGAATATCTACATTCGAAAAAACAGTTGGATAATGGCAGCTATAGGGTTCATTATGATAAGGAGGTTGTCTCACGCCACAGGGAAAGAGATGATGGTCTGAAGAGTAGGTATGAAAATGTGGATGATTACCATAacaagagaaggaaagatgagGAATATCCGAGGAGGGACCATGCTGACAAAGAAGAAATCTTGCATGGCCACAGGGAAAGTTCCAGCCGTCGTAAGCGGGAGAGGGATGAAGTTCTGGACCCACGCAAAAGAGATGACCAACTAAGAGTTAGAGATAACCTTGATGATCACCACTCTGTTAGGCACAAAGATGAGAGCTGGCCACAGAGAGAAAGGGGTGAaaggcagagagagagggaggagtGGCATAGGCTAAAACAGTCTCATGAAGAATACCTACCCAAGCGGGAAAGAGAAGAAGGACGGGTTGCTGCAAGGGGTGGGCGTGGTCCAGATGACAGAGCATTGGTTAGCCATGCTAGGGCAAAGGAGGATCACAAAGGATATGATAAAGAATACCAATTTAAAGACATAGTGCGACACACTGAACAGTCCAAGAGAAAGGATCGAATTGAGGATGAAAGTTCACATCATAGGGGACGTGATGATGTTTATCCACGTGGAAATCAATTTAGTAATGATGAAAGAAGATCCAGGCAGGAGAGATCAAGTTCCCGTAATGATCGTGCTGTTAATGCTTCTGATAACCAAAGAGTACACgacaaaaaaaatagagagactACAAGGAAGATTAAAGACTCTGAGGGTGGCGATCACAATGCTTTGGGCCCTTCCAAGAGAAATCAAGAAGACCAGAGTGGTCAAATTAATGAGATG GGCTTGAAAGGTTCTGGTGATCAAGGAAATGGTGCGCATGAGATCCCGGTGCACCGACGTGCTTCCAGAAAACATAGGGAAGATGCTTCATCAGAAGATGAACTGCAAGACTCAAAAAGAGGGCGCTCCAAGTTGGAACGTTGGACTAGCCACACCGAGAGAGATTACAGTATCAACAATAGGTCATCATCTTCCTTGAAATTCAAGGAGATTGACAGGAACAACAATGGTGCATCTTCCGAAGCCAGCAAACTTCCAGATGAATCTGCTAAGATGGTTGAGGCTGTTGATAATCAGCATCCATTGGctgaagagaaagatgcttcTGATCTGGAAACCAAAGATGTCGACACAAAACCGTTGGAGGATAAGCACCTGGATACTGTGGAGAAGTTGAAGAAGCGAAGTGAACGGTTCAAGCTTCCGATGCCAAGTGAGAAAGAGGCCTTGACAATTAAGAAGATAGAGGTTGAAGCACTGCCTTCTGCCAAAAGTGAGACTCCTGCAGATTTGGAGATCAAACCAGAACGGCCGCCACGGAAGAGAAGGTGGGTCAGTAACTAA
- the LOC133866860 gene encoding ABC transporter I family member 1, with protein MSLRKPPLPRLLLNNVSCMRNAQQILRHVNVSIHDGGALVLTGTNGSGKTTFLRMLAGFSRPSAGEILWNGHDITQSGVFHQYKLQLNWLSLKDAVKDKFTVLDNVQWFEVLEGKQGNSLPALELMGLGRLVKDKARLLSMGQRKRLQLARLLAIDRPIWLLDEPSVALDEEGVKLLEYIIAEHRKKGGIVIVATHLPIKIEDAMYLKLPPRFPRRMTLVDMLDRTDLT; from the coding sequence ATGTCTCTCAGAAAACCCCCACTCCCTCGTCTTCTCCTCAACAATGTCTCTTGCATGAGAAATGCCCAACAAATTTTGAGACATGTAAACGTCTCCATTCATGATGGTGGAGCACTGGTGCTAACAGGCACCAATGGGTCAGGAAAGACTACTTTCCTCCGCATGTTAGCTGGGTTTTCTCGACCATCTGCAGGTGAGATCCTGTGGAACGGTCATGACATTACACAATCAGGGGTGTTCCACCAGTACAAGCTTCAGCTCAACTGGCTCTCCCTGAAAGATGCTGTCAAAGACAAGTTTACTGTCCTCGACAATGTTCAGTGGTTCGAAGTTCTTGAAGGCAAGCAGGGGAATTCTCTGCCTGCTTTGGAGCTGATGGGGCTTGGGCGGTTGGTAAAGGACAAGGCGAGATTGCTGTCAATGGGCCAGCGGAAAAGGCTGCAGCTTGCAAGGTTGCTGGCAATTGATCGGCCAATTTGGTTGCTCGATGAGCCTTCGGTTGCATTAGATGAGGAAGGGGTGAAGTTACTTGAGTATATCATTGCCGAGCATCGAAAGAAGGGCGGGATTGTGATTGTGGCAACACATCTGCCAATTAAGATTGAAGATGCCATGTATCTGAAGCTGCCACCAAGGTTTCCGAGAAGGATGACGTTGGTAGATATGCTTGATCGTACAGACTTGACATAA
- the LOC133865250 gene encoding uncharacterized protein LOC133865250 isoform X1: MEKPSWFCTIFTQVLLCFALYLALNLGQPQKAVYQNRVLDLHFISVRGGFRPLKQQTHLLRLMEKVAKTYKASFVVNTSELGEDDPLMQNGTLLFPSLKVPCTCRYTTRTKEGHGASCFLEQIKLPYGKTLDIIGVDTGSLQELVLTGSLSESGQNQLHWLTRTLEATNSNWRMVVGFNPLVVCEEKKEELEAKQFYEPLQRIFLRFGVNVYLSGQGCTNHVQPGNIAYIGNPAPGENESYVASVNGKSVFNGELVNGFLLHKVSSLEIVTYFISLAGEIVHRTVIQQRGKEVM; this comes from the exons ATGGAGAAGCCATCTTGGTTTTGCACCATTTTCACGCAGGTGTTACTCTGCTTTGCTCTCTACCTCGCTCTCAACTTGGGTCAGCCTCAAAAGGCCGTTTACCAGAATAGAGTTCTCGATCTGCACTTCATTAGCGTTAGAGGAGGCTTCAGACCTCTTAAGCAACAGACCCATCTTCTGAGACTG ATGGAGAAAGTGGCAAAGACTTACAAGGCAAGTTTTGTGGTGAACACTAGTGAGCTCGGGGAGGATGATCCACTCATGCagaat GGTACTTTGCTTTTCCCATCACTGAAAGTTCCCTG CACTTGTAGGTACACTACTAGAACGAAAGAAGGACATGGAGCAAGTTGCTTCCTAGAGCAGATAAAGCTACCTTATGGGAAAACCTTAGACATCATTGGTGTGGACACTGGGTCATTACAG gAATTAGTGCTTACGGGATCATTAAGTGAAAGTGGACAAAATCAGTTACATTGGCTGACAAGGACACTAGAAGCAACCAATAGCAACTG GCGTATGGTTGTTGGATTCAATCCGTTGGTTGTTTgtgaagagaagaaagaggaaTTGGAGGCAAAGCAATTTTATGAGCCTCTACAACGTATTTTTCTAAGATTTGGAGTT AATGTGTATCTAAGTGGTCAGGGCTGCACTAACCATGTCCAACCTGGTAACATCGCTTACATTGGGAATCCGGCCCCCGGAGAGAATGAATCTTATGTGGCATCTGTGAATGGAAAATCAGTCTTCAATGG AGAATTGGTTAATGGGTTTCTCCTTCACAAAGTCAGCTCACTAGAGATT GTAACCTACTTTATTTCCTTGGCTGGGGAAATTGTGCACAGAACTGTAATCCAACAGAGGGGTAAGGAGGTGATGTAA
- the LOC133865250 gene encoding uncharacterized protein LOC133865250 isoform X2 produces MEKPSWFCTIFTQVLLCFALYLALNLGQPQKAVYQNRVLDLHFISVRGGFRPLKQQTHLLRLMEKVAKTYKASFVVNTSELGEDDPLMQNGTLLFPSLKVPWYTTRTKEGHGASCFLEQIKLPYGKTLDIIGVDTGSLQELVLTGSLSESGQNQLHWLTRTLEATNSNWRMVVGFNPLVVCEEKKEELEAKQFYEPLQRIFLRFGVNVYLSGQGCTNHVQPGNIAYIGNPAPGENESYVASVNGKSVFNGELVNGFLLHKVSSLEIVTYFISLAGEIVHRTVIQQRGKEVM; encoded by the exons ATGGAGAAGCCATCTTGGTTTTGCACCATTTTCACGCAGGTGTTACTCTGCTTTGCTCTCTACCTCGCTCTCAACTTGGGTCAGCCTCAAAAGGCCGTTTACCAGAATAGAGTTCTCGATCTGCACTTCATTAGCGTTAGAGGAGGCTTCAGACCTCTTAAGCAACAGACCCATCTTCTGAGACTG ATGGAGAAAGTGGCAAAGACTTACAAGGCAAGTTTTGTGGTGAACACTAGTGAGCTCGGGGAGGATGATCCACTCATGCagaat GGTACTTTGCTTTTCCCATCACTGAAAGTTCCCTG GTACACTACTAGAACGAAAGAAGGACATGGAGCAAGTTGCTTCCTAGAGCAGATAAAGCTACCTTATGGGAAAACCTTAGACATCATTGGTGTGGACACTGGGTCATTACAG gAATTAGTGCTTACGGGATCATTAAGTGAAAGTGGACAAAATCAGTTACATTGGCTGACAAGGACACTAGAAGCAACCAATAGCAACTG GCGTATGGTTGTTGGATTCAATCCGTTGGTTGTTTgtgaagagaagaaagaggaaTTGGAGGCAAAGCAATTTTATGAGCCTCTACAACGTATTTTTCTAAGATTTGGAGTT AATGTGTATCTAAGTGGTCAGGGCTGCACTAACCATGTCCAACCTGGTAACATCGCTTACATTGGGAATCCGGCCCCCGGAGAGAATGAATCTTATGTGGCATCTGTGAATGGAAAATCAGTCTTCAATGG AGAATTGGTTAATGGGTTTCTCCTTCACAAAGTCAGCTCACTAGAGATT GTAACCTACTTTATTTCCTTGGCTGGGGAAATTGTGCACAGAACTGTAATCCAACAGAGGGGTAAGGAGGTGATGTAA